From the genome of Gracilibacillus salitolerans, one region includes:
- a CDS encoding spore germination protein, with the protein MKKKKTPVNQLLVKNQQYMETRLGINVSFDVGFRELIILKKKIQLYYVTGLVDTDFVIEVMKKIISINDEENRESDLYEVLNNRIVHQQVEKAKTMDEAVDQMLSGLLVIFVDGKEECFIIDVRNYPGRSPEEPDTEKVIRGSRDGYTENIIENTALTRRRIRDERLRHEMMQVGERSKTDICISYLQDVADMGLVDLIKDELEQIEVDGLSMADKTIEEYLVHQGFNPYPLVRYTERPDVASTHLFEGHVLIMVDTSPSMIILPTTYFHHVQHAEEYRESPAVGTFVRWVRFIGIFASLFLLPLWLLLVIDPSLLPEKLQFIGPNETGNVPIVVQILLADIGIEFLRMAAIHTPTPLSTAMGLIAAVLIGEIAIEVGLFSAEVILYVAISAVGTFATPSYELSVANKMARIVLIILTFIFQVKGLIIGITIILLILMSTRSLHTPYLWPLIPFNDKALWQILFRLSMPLSKTRPSIVRPKNNQKQV; encoded by the coding sequence ATGAAAAAAAAGAAAACACCAGTCAATCAGTTACTAGTTAAAAATCAACAATACATGGAAACAAGACTAGGGATTAATGTATCTTTTGATGTTGGATTTCGTGAACTAATCATTTTAAAGAAAAAAATTCAGTTATATTATGTAACTGGATTAGTGGATACAGATTTTGTGATTGAAGTAATGAAAAAAATAATTTCAATCAATGATGAAGAGAATCGGGAAAGTGACTTATATGAAGTATTGAATAACCGTATCGTTCACCAACAGGTCGAAAAGGCGAAAACAATGGATGAAGCGGTTGATCAAATGTTATCAGGTTTACTCGTTATTTTTGTAGATGGTAAAGAAGAATGCTTTATCATTGATGTTCGTAATTATCCAGGCAGATCGCCTGAAGAACCTGATACAGAGAAAGTAATTCGAGGTTCAAGAGATGGTTATACGGAAAATATTATTGAAAATACAGCTCTGACCAGAAGGCGAATAAGAGATGAACGATTACGGCATGAAATGATGCAAGTTGGTGAACGCTCTAAAACAGATATCTGCATTTCTTATTTACAGGATGTAGCAGATATGGGGCTTGTAGACTTAATTAAAGATGAATTAGAACAAATTGAAGTAGATGGACTTTCAATGGCTGATAAGACTATAGAAGAATATTTGGTGCATCAAGGGTTTAACCCTTATCCACTTGTCAGGTATACAGAAAGACCAGACGTGGCTTCTACACACTTATTTGAAGGTCATGTACTAATAATGGTTGATACCTCCCCAAGTATGATTATTCTGCCAACTACTTACTTTCACCATGTGCAACACGCAGAAGAATACCGAGAATCTCCAGCAGTGGGTACCTTTGTCCGATGGGTCAGGTTTATCGGAATTTTTGCTTCTTTATTTTTATTACCACTATGGTTATTATTAGTAATTGATCCATCCTTATTACCTGAAAAGTTACAGTTTATTGGGCCTAACGAAACAGGGAATGTTCCCATAGTTGTTCAAATCCTATTGGCAGATATCGGTATTGAATTTTTAAGGATGGCTGCCATTCATACACCAACTCCTTTATCAACTGCCATGGGGTTGATTGCTGCAGTGTTAATCGGGGAAATTGCGATAGAGGTAGGTTTGTTTAGTGCAGAAGTAATTTTATATGTTGCGATTAGTGCAGTAGGGACATTCGCAACACCAAGTTATGAATTAAGTGTAGCGAATAAAATGGCAAGAATTGTCCTAATTATTTTGACCTTTATCTTCCAGGTGAAAGGGCTCATCATCGGAATCACCATTATTCTCTTGATATTGATGTCTACGAGGTCCCTGCATACTCCATATTTATGGCCGTTGATACCTTTTAACGACAAAGCTCTATGGCAAATATTATTCCGCCTGTCAATGCCTTTGTCAAAGACAAGACCTAGTATTGTAAGGCCTAAAAATAATCAAAAACAAGTATAA
- the scpB gene encoding SMC-Scp complex subunit ScpB — MDINDIKAIMEGLIFAAGDEGIHKKELRKVLDLDKDMADHLINELKFEYEHAKRGIMLMESQQVLFLTTKPEHSEYFTKLKEAKVHAKLSQAALETLAIIAYLQPITRTEIEQIRGVKSERPLQTLISRALIEETGRKEGVGRPILFGTTIEFLTYFGLSSIEDLPPLPEDINEIDVEQEADLFFDRLQNMND; from the coding sequence TTGGATATAAATGATATTAAGGCGATTATGGAAGGTTTAATATTTGCAGCAGGAGACGAAGGGATACATAAGAAAGAACTGCGAAAAGTCTTAGACTTGGATAAAGATATGGCTGACCATTTAATCAATGAGTTAAAGTTTGAATATGAACATGCAAAACGAGGCATTATGTTGATGGAATCACAACAAGTATTATTTCTAACCACAAAGCCAGAGCATAGTGAATATTTTACGAAATTGAAAGAAGCTAAAGTACATGCTAAGTTATCACAAGCTGCGCTAGAAACATTAGCGATAATCGCCTATTTGCAACCGATCACTCGAACAGAAATTGAACAGATCCGAGGTGTCAAAAGTGAGCGCCCATTACAAACCCTTATTTCCAGAGCATTAATTGAGGAAACGGGGCGTAAAGAAGGAGTAGGAAGGCCCATATTGTTTGGAACGACCATTGAATTTTTAACATATTTCGGATTAAGTTCTATTGAGGATTTACCACCATTGCCAGAAGATATTAACGAAATTGATGTAGAACAGGAAGCTGACCTATTCTTCGATCGACTACAAAATATGAACGATTAA
- a CDS encoding peptidylprolyl isomerase, with translation MKQAVIEFENGERIEIELYGEAAPNTVANFEKLANDEFYDGVIFHRVIPGFVAQGGDPTGTGMGGPGYTIKCETEDNPHKHVAGSLSMAHAGKDTGGSQFFLVHEPQPHLDGVHTVFGQVTEGMDTVLRIRQGDAMKSIRVSEV, from the coding sequence ATGAAACAAGCAGTAATTGAATTTGAAAATGGTGAGAGAATTGAAATTGAGTTATATGGGGAGGCAGCTCCCAACACGGTAGCTAACTTTGAAAAATTGGCTAATGATGAATTTTATGATGGAGTTATCTTTCATCGAGTAATACCAGGATTTGTAGCACAGGGTGGAGACCCAACTGGTACTGGCATGGGTGGCCCTGGATATACGATAAAATGTGAAACTGAAGATAATCCACATAAGCACGTTGCAGGTTCATTATCGATGGCACATGCCGGAAAAGATACTGGTGGCAGTCAATTTTTCTTAGTGCATGAACCACAACCACATCTTGATGGCGTTCATACTGTATTTGGCCAAGTAACAGAGGGTATGGATACAGTACTTCGAATCCGTCAAGGAGATGCCATGAAAAGTATACGCGTGTCAGAGGTATAA
- a CDS encoding YjcZ family sporulation protein, translating into MGYSYGGGFALIVVLFILLIIVGAAWC; encoded by the coding sequence ATGGGATACTCTTACGGCGGTGGCTTTGCTTTGATCGTTGTGTTGTTCATTCTTTTAATCATTGTTGGTGCTGCTTGGTGCTAA
- the spoIIAB gene encoding anti-sigma F factor, with translation MNNAMELKFRSVSENEAFARVSVAAFVSQIDPNMDELTEIKTVVSEAVTNAIIHGYEEDPNQYIYISCTLTDQTLSILIEDEGMGIDNIDLAKEPLYTSKPELERSGMGFTIMENFMDKIEISSHPGEGTKVKMTKDFQTSKTMCN, from the coding sequence ATGAATAATGCCATGGAATTAAAGTTTAGAAGCGTCAGTGAAAATGAGGCGTTTGCCAGAGTTTCGGTTGCCGCGTTTGTATCCCAAATTGATCCGAACATGGATGAATTAACTGAGATCAAAACCGTTGTATCTGAGGCTGTAACCAATGCCATTATTCATGGCTATGAAGAGGACCCCAACCAATACATCTATATCTCTTGTACCTTAACTGATCAAACATTATCGATTTTAATTGAAGATGAAGGAATGGGGATTGATAATATCGATTTAGCGAAAGAACCACTTTATACATCTAAACCAGAACTTGAACGATCAGGAATGGGATTTACCATTATGGAAAATTTCATGGATAAAATCGAAATTAGTTCACATCCAGGAGAAGGCACTAAGGTGAAAATGACAAAAGATTTTCAAACTAGCAAAACCATGTGTAATTAG
- the lysA gene encoding diaminopimelate decarboxylase yields the protein MIHPFAVNGDGHLTIGSLDTVELTKKYGTPLFVYDVDKIRENARAFVDTFKERGIQAQVAYASKAFSSIAMIQVAKQENLSLDVVSQGELYTALQANFPVEKIHMHGNNKSLDEISMAVEYNIGCIVVDNFYEIDLLAHVLKEQKKEMDVLIRVSPGIEAHTHDYILTGNEDSKFGFDLTNGQAEEAVRKLMTFDEIHVKGLHCHIGSQIFETDGFTMAIERLFHTLKDWADRFDFKSDVLNVGGGFGIKYTENDEPLPLSTYVTALIDKISEQVKEKEMVFPEIWIEPGRSIVGDAGLTLYSIGSVKEIPNVRKYVSVDGGMTDNLRPALYNAKYDAVIANNVNGKEKEEISLAGKCCESGDMLIWDIELPKVNQNDIVAVFSTGAYGYSMSNHYNRFPKAAVVFVEDGQDRLVIKRESFKDMIQNDLSYE from the coding sequence ATGATACATCCGTTTGCAGTTAATGGGGATGGGCATTTAACAATTGGCAGTTTGGATACGGTTGAATTAACAAAAAAATACGGTACCCCATTATTCGTTTATGATGTTGATAAGATTCGTGAAAATGCTAGGGCGTTTGTTGATACATTTAAAGAACGTGGTATACAAGCACAGGTGGCTTATGCGAGTAAAGCTTTTTCTTCGATAGCGATGATACAAGTTGCGAAACAAGAAAATTTGAGCTTGGATGTTGTTTCACAAGGCGAGTTATATACAGCTTTACAAGCAAATTTTCCTGTAGAAAAAATTCATATGCATGGAAACAATAAAAGTCTTGATGAAATTTCTATGGCCGTAGAGTATAATATTGGTTGTATTGTAGTCGATAATTTTTATGAAATTGATTTATTAGCACATGTATTAAAAGAACAGAAAAAAGAGATGGATGTTTTAATAAGAGTATCTCCAGGAATTGAAGCACATACACATGATTACATTTTAACTGGTAACGAGGATTCGAAATTCGGTTTTGATTTAACAAATGGTCAAGCGGAAGAAGCTGTACGAAAACTAATGACTTTCGATGAGATTCATGTAAAAGGGCTACATTGTCATATTGGTTCACAAATATTTGAAACAGATGGTTTTACAATGGCGATTGAAAGATTATTTCACACATTGAAGGATTGGGCAGACCGCTTTGATTTCAAATCAGATGTATTAAATGTTGGTGGTGGATTTGGCATCAAGTATACTGAAAATGATGAGCCTCTACCACTTTCAACTTATGTTACAGCTTTAATTGATAAAATTAGCGAACAAGTGAAAGAAAAAGAGATGGTATTTCCTGAAATTTGGATAGAACCCGGTCGTTCAATTGTTGGTGATGCCGGATTAACGTTGTATTCAATCGGTTCTGTAAAGGAAATACCCAATGTGAGAAAGTATGTATCAGTTGACGGTGGAATGACCGATAATCTACGTCCAGCACTATATAACGCAAAATATGATGCTGTTATAGCCAATAACGTCAATGGGAAGGAAAAAGAAGAAATATCTCTTGCAGGTAAATGTTGTGAATCAGGTGATATGCTAATTTGGGATATAGAATTACCAAAAGTTAATCAGAATGATATTGTAGCTGTTTTCTCAACAGGCGCTTACGGGTACTCGATGTCTAATCATTATAATCGTTTTCCTAAAGCCGCCGTAGTTTTTGTTGAAGATGGTCAAGATAGATTAGTTATTAAACGAGAGTCATTTAAAGATATGATCCAAAATGACTTGTCATATGAATAG
- a CDS encoding segregation/condensation protein A has protein sequence MPDHYQVKLETFEGPLDLLLHLINKYEIDIYDIPVKEITAQYMAYIHTMQQLELNIASEYLVMAATLLEIKSKLLLPNPTVEIEEEYEEDPREELMRRLIEYRKYKEAAEHLKEREVEQSQVHTRPPLQLGQEEPYQLPEGAANIYDMIEAIGKVLERQKWNRPMETSVQRQEIPIDQRMDEIMEKINQFEHPISFYQLFPTKTRTHIVATFIAILELMKQNKINCKQEKQLDELIVYRYES, from the coding sequence ATGCCCGACCATTATCAAGTTAAATTAGAAACGTTTGAAGGCCCCTTAGATTTACTATTACACCTGATCAATAAATATGAAATTGATATTTATGATATTCCGGTCAAAGAGATAACAGCACAATATATGGCTTATATCCATACGATGCAACAATTAGAGCTTAATATTGCAAGTGAGTACTTAGTGATGGCAGCAACATTACTGGAAATCAAAAGTAAGCTATTATTACCTAATCCAACGGTTGAAATTGAGGAAGAGTATGAAGAAGATCCGCGTGAAGAATTGATGCGTCGTCTCATTGAATATCGAAAGTATAAGGAAGCTGCGGAGCATCTTAAAGAAAGAGAAGTGGAACAAAGTCAGGTGCATACAAGACCACCGCTTCAACTAGGGCAGGAAGAACCATATCAATTACCTGAAGGTGCCGCCAATATTTATGACATGATAGAAGCAATTGGAAAGGTATTAGAAAGGCAAAAATGGAATCGACCAATGGAAACTTCCGTTCAACGTCAAGAAATACCAATTGATCAGCGAATGGATGAAATCATGGAAAAAATAAATCAATTCGAACATCCTATTTCTTTTTATCAACTATTCCCAACAAAAACAAGAACGCATATTGTTGCTACATTTATTGCGATTTTAGAATTAATGAAACAGAATAAGATAAATTGCAAACAGGAAAAACAGTTGGATGAATTGATCGTTTATCGTTACGAGTCTTAA
- the spoIIAA gene encoding anti-sigma F factor antagonist, with protein MQLQTQFTVVEDVLIVRLDGELDHHSAARLKIEWQDHLHQEGIKHVILNLDALHFMDSSGLGVVLGRYKEVKQLGGEMIVCSVTPAVKRLFNMSGLFKIVRLESNEDFALSSLGVAS; from the coding sequence ATGCAATTACAGACACAATTTACTGTAGTCGAAGATGTATTAATCGTTCGGTTGGATGGTGAACTAGATCACCATTCTGCTGCTCGATTAAAAATAGAATGGCAAGATCACCTGCATCAAGAAGGTATTAAACATGTCATTTTAAATCTCGATGCCTTACATTTTATGGACAGTTCAGGTTTAGGGGTTGTATTAGGGCGATATAAGGAAGTAAAACAATTAGGTGGAGAAATGATTGTTTGTTCTGTCACCCCAGCTGTTAAAAGGTTATTTAATATGTCAGGATTATTCAAGATTGTCAGGCTAGAGTCAAATGAAGATTTTGCTCTTTCCAGTTTGGGGGTGGCTTCATGA
- the sigF gene encoding RNA polymerase sporulation sigma factor SigF — protein MSMKTKMSNTSPLDDKDVKRYIQLSQQGDEEARSLLVEKNIRLVWSVVQRFLNRGYDQDDLFQIGCIGLLKSIDKFDLEYDVKFSTYAVPMIIGEIQRFIRDDGTVKVSRSLKEIGNKIRRVTDELTKEFARAPTVQEIADKLELTPEEIIHAQEATKKPQSIHETVYENDGDPITLLDQIADVNDNWFDKLTMEQVIKDLDERERLIVFLRYYKDKTQTEVANRLGISQVQVSRIEKKILEKIKEEIIN, from the coding sequence ATGTCTATGAAAACAAAAATGTCTAACACATCACCTTTAGATGATAAAGATGTAAAGAGGTATATTCAGTTAAGTCAGCAAGGAGATGAAGAAGCAAGATCATTATTGGTGGAAAAAAATATTCGGTTGGTTTGGTCTGTGGTGCAACGTTTTCTCAATAGAGGTTATGATCAGGATGATTTGTTCCAAATTGGTTGCATTGGATTATTAAAGTCTATTGACAAGTTCGATTTAGAATACGATGTGAAATTTTCTACTTATGCCGTACCAATGATTATCGGTGAAATACAACGATTTATACGGGATGATGGTACGGTAAAGGTTAGTCGCTCCTTAAAAGAAATTGGTAATAAAATAAGAAGAGTTACAGACGAATTAACAAAAGAATTCGCCCGCGCACCGACTGTGCAAGAGATTGCCGATAAACTAGAGCTCACACCTGAAGAAATCATCCATGCTCAGGAAGCGACAAAGAAACCACAGTCTATTCATGAAACAGTTTATGAAAATGATGGTGATCCCATCACATTATTGGATCAGATCGCAGACGTTAATGATAATTGGTTTGATAAACTTACAATGGAACAGGTTATTAAAGATCTGGATGAAAGGGAACGTTTAATTGTTTTCTTAAGATATTACAAAGATAAAACCCAAACAGAGGTTGCTAATCGATTGGGAATTTCACAAGTTCAGGTTTCCCGAATAGAAAAGAAAATATTAGAGAAAATAAAAGAAGAAATCATAAATTAA
- a CDS encoding D-alanyl-D-alanine carboxypeptidase family protein: protein MRPFIYSICIVLSFVLLPQSDVKANVQVSAESAILMDQETGRVLYEKNADNSTLIASITKILTAIIAIESGKLDEYVKISDNAISTEGSSIYLNKDDKITLEDLVYGLMLRSGNDAAVAISEHVGASQEGFAYLMNEKAKWIGMTNSHFDNPHGLDSDTHFSTAYDMALLTKYAMENAVFREISGTSSYQSSARDYAWINKNKLLTQLYEYSNGGKTGYTRAAGRTLVSTAEKNGQTLIVVTLNAPSDWQDHINLFEWGFEKFPLRKLQDKSTMTLQTNEEDPITAEIQEPIYYPLAENEMNNISYKNYVSRTPSDFDKIGKRIFYLNDKVITDTSLYLYSIEETEDPSFWTTFMEYLKRLFGDNRD from the coding sequence ATGCGACCGTTTATTTATAGTATATGTATTGTATTGAGTTTTGTCTTATTACCACAATCAGATGTAAAAGCAAACGTTCAGGTTTCCGCAGAGAGTGCTATCCTAATGGATCAAGAAACTGGAAGAGTCCTATATGAGAAAAATGCGGACAATTCAACACTGATTGCAAGTATCACCAAGATTTTAACAGCTATTATTGCTATAGAATCTGGGAAACTAGATGAATACGTTAAAATTTCGGACAATGCCATATCAACCGAAGGATCATCCATTTATTTAAATAAGGATGATAAAATTACATTAGAAGACCTTGTTTATGGTTTAATGTTAAGATCAGGAAATGATGCAGCAGTGGCAATTAGTGAGCATGTCGGTGCCAGCCAGGAAGGCTTTGCATACTTAATGAATGAAAAAGCCAAATGGATTGGTATGACAAATAGTCATTTTGACAACCCACATGGACTGGACTCTGATACTCATTTTTCTACAGCCTATGACATGGCACTTTTAACCAAATATGCTATGGAAAATGCTGTTTTTAGAGAAATTTCCGGTACTTCATCTTATCAATCTTCTGCCCGTGATTATGCTTGGATAAATAAAAATAAATTACTTACTCAATTATATGAGTACAGTAATGGTGGAAAAACTGGTTATACACGAGCTGCTGGGAGGACACTTGTATCTACAGCTGAAAAAAATGGACAAACATTAATTGTGGTGACGTTAAATGCTCCTAGTGATTGGCAAGATCATATAAATTTATTTGAATGGGGATTTGAAAAGTTTCCTTTACGAAAATTACAAGATAAATCCACGATGACATTACAAACAAATGAGGAAGATCCCATTACAGCAGAAATTCAAGAACCTATCTACTACCCTTTAGCAGAAAACGAAATGAACAATATTAGTTACAAAAATTATGTTAGTCGCACACCTTCAGATTTTGATAAGATTGGAAAACGAATCTTCTATCTTAATGATAAAGTAATTACGGATACATCACTCTATCTCTATTCTATCGAGGAGACGGAAGATCCATCGTTCTGGACTACTTTTATGGAATACTTAAAACGATTGTTTGGTGATAATCGTGATTAA
- a CDS encoding GNAT family N-acetyltransferase: MLIRFKKRFEKIAMGLLSFMPEEKEVSKLQDTIKEYETNEDWQLFLWKEEEDVLGAIGVYLDKQTDSAVIQHITVNPSHRNLGIGKKMVNALKKHYGATYKVDANKQTDKFLQKCNANTDE, encoded by the coding sequence ATGTTAATTCGCTTTAAAAAAAGATTTGAAAAAATAGCAATGGGCTTACTTTCCTTTATGCCCGAAGAAAAAGAAGTATCAAAACTTCAGGATACTATTAAAGAATATGAAACGAATGAAGATTGGCAGTTGTTTCTTTGGAAAGAAGAAGAAGATGTCCTAGGAGCTATTGGAGTTTATCTGGATAAACAAACTGATTCTGCTGTTATCCAGCATATAACGGTCAATCCTTCCCACCGTAACTTGGGAATAGGAAAGAAAATGGTCAATGCTTTAAAAAAACATTATGGTGCAACTTATAAAGTGGATGCAAATAAACAGACTGATAAGTTTCTACAAAAATGCAATGCAAATACGGATGAATAA
- a CDS encoding stage V sporulation protein AB, with translation MTREIAYILVEILIGFGSGLMVGAGFVAFLTVLGIIPRLVQLSKSIEWMNYYQASVIIGAMLGTYLTFTEWTLNIPVLILGFWGLLHGIFIGMLAAALTEVLNVFPILMKRLGIDKELLWLLMAIVIGKIAGSLFQWIIFVDIL, from the coding sequence ATGACTAGAGAAATAGCCTATATACTAGTGGAGATTTTGATTGGTTTTGGATCAGGGTTAATGGTGGGAGCGGGCTTTGTAGCTTTTTTAACTGTATTGGGAATCATCCCGAGATTAGTTCAATTAAGTAAATCCATCGAATGGATGAATTATTATCAAGCAAGCGTAATTATTGGTGCCATGCTCGGAACATATCTAACTTTCACAGAATGGACACTGAATATCCCGGTTTTAATCTTGGGTTTTTGGGGGTTATTACACGGTATTTTTATCGGAATGCTTGCTGCAGCATTAACGGAAGTTTTAAATGTTTTTCCAATCTTAATGAAAAGATTAGGTATAGATAAAGAACTACTTTGGTTATTAATGGCAATAGTCATCGGCAAAATAGCCGGGTCATTGTTTCAGTGGATCATTTTCGTAGATATTTTATAG
- a CDS encoding stage V sporulation protein AA — translation MQEEKVYIRLKKKIAVEKEHLITLKDIAFVTGNIDYLKELETLKIYQITEKDNNVSVIDGFQLLDTLVEAYPFLTVELLGANQVIVEIKKNDKKANFFLILIIWLLLCIGSAMAIMNFHYDVSMEEVHQGLYFLLTGEQKDKPLWIQIPYSIGLGLGMILFFNHIFKKRFNEEPSPLEVEMFNYQQDLDHYLIYHENVLNKRDD, via the coding sequence GTGCAGGAAGAAAAAGTATATATTCGACTTAAAAAGAAGATTGCAGTGGAAAAAGAGCATTTAATAACTTTAAAGGATATTGCTTTTGTCACAGGGAATATTGATTATCTGAAAGAACTAGAAACATTAAAGATTTATCAAATTACAGAGAAAGATAATAATGTTTCTGTTATTGATGGCTTCCAATTATTAGATACGTTGGTAGAAGCTTATCCGTTCCTTACTGTCGAATTATTAGGGGCAAATCAAGTAATTGTAGAAATTAAAAAAAATGACAAAAAGGCTAATTTCTTTTTGATCCTGATAATTTGGCTTCTTCTCTGCATAGGCTCAGCAATGGCAATCATGAATTTTCATTATGATGTCAGTATGGAAGAAGTACATCAAGGATTATATTTCTTATTAACAGGGGAGCAAAAGGATAAACCACTTTGGATTCAAATTCCCTATTCAATCGGTTTAGGCCTAGGGATGATTCTATTTTTTAATCATATTTTCAAAAAACGTTTTAATGAAGAGCCAAGCCCATTAGAAGTTGAAATGTTTAACTATCAGCAGGACCTTGATCATTATTTAATTTATCATGAGAATGTACTAAATAAACGTGATGACTAG
- a CDS encoding D-alanyl-D-alanine carboxypeptidase family protein — protein sequence MLKRISITLLVVISMVVIGQGSVFAHHEENHVSSEVSESDSLDLATHSKSAILIERDTGNILYDKNSSEKLPPASMTKIMTMLLIMEAIEKGELSLDEKIRVSENAASMGGSQIFLEAGEEMSVDDLLKGIAIASGNDASVAMAERIAGSEQVFVEMMNEKVEELGLKSTNFQNSTGLPAENHYSTAHDMAVMAKALLKYEDITNYTSIYEDYLRKDSEDEFWLVNTNKLVRFYEGVDGLKTGFTNEAKYCLTATAEKNGMRTIAVVMGAESTKDRNSDVSQLLDYAYAKFETKPLYEKNQAVTSFEWLKANKQKVDVVTNDSVSILYPKGTNLNKIDTKITINQDIELPLEKGTMVGKLQVVEGEKIISETDLTVLEDIDHANVLQLFKRTFQSFF from the coding sequence ATGTTGAAAAGAATAAGCATAACTTTACTTGTAGTAATAAGTATGGTGGTGATCGGTCAAGGAAGTGTATTTGCTCATCATGAAGAAAATCACGTATCTAGCGAAGTAAGTGAAAGTGACTCATTAGATTTAGCTACACATTCAAAATCAGCGATACTTATAGAACGTGATACAGGAAATATATTATATGATAAAAATTCTAGTGAGAAATTACCACCGGCAAGTATGACTAAAATTATGACCATGCTACTTATTATGGAAGCCATTGAAAAAGGTGAATTATCCTTGGATGAAAAAATCAGAGTCAGCGAAAATGCTGCATCCATGGGTGGATCTCAAATTTTTTTGGAAGCCGGAGAAGAAATGTCAGTTGATGACTTATTGAAGGGTATTGCAATTGCATCAGGTAATGATGCAAGTGTAGCCATGGCCGAAAGAATTGCTGGCAGTGAACAAGTTTTTGTGGAAATGATGAACGAAAAAGTAGAAGAATTAGGTCTTAAATCTACTAATTTCCAAAATTCAACTGGCTTACCAGCAGAAAATCATTATAGTACTGCTCATGATATGGCTGTTATGGCTAAGGCATTACTAAAATATGAAGATATTACAAATTATACAAGTATTTATGAGGATTATTTGCGTAAAGATTCTGAAGATGAGTTTTGGTTGGTCAATACTAATAAACTGGTTCGATTTTATGAAGGTGTAGATGGTCTGAAAACAGGATTTACAAATGAAGCGAAATACTGTTTAACGGCAACTGCAGAGAAAAATGGTATGAGAACCATAGCTGTTGTAATGGGAGCGGAAAGTACAAAAGATCGCAATAGTGATGTAAGCCAATTATTAGATTATGCTTATGCTAAATTCGAGACGAAGCCTTTATACGAAAAAAATCAGGCTGTGACGTCTTTTGAATGGTTAAAGGCAAACAAACAGAAGGTGGATGTAGTCACAAATGACTCTGTTTCCATTCTTTATCCAAAAGGAACAAACTTAAATAAAATCGATACAAAAATAACGATTAATCAAGATATAGAGTTACCGCTTGAAAAAGGAACAATGGTCGGTAAGCTTCAAGTGGTTGAAGGTGAAAAAATTATCAGTGAGACAGATTTAACTGTACTAGAAGATATTGATCATGCTAATGTACTTCAACTGTTTAAAAGAACTTTTCAATCTTTCTTTTAA